ACAAAAACAAGCCTGCTTGGCACTTTCCCAGGATCTTCATTGACTTGTCCAATGCGGCACCAAGTACTTCATCCAGCTTGAGTGAGCGATTTACAGCTGCGGCAACGTCATTCAACACTGAAAGTTCTCTATTGCGAGCAAGCATCTCCTCTTGCATTCGCTTGGCCTCGGTTATGTCCTTGAAAACTCCTATCAGCTTTGTGATATTCCCGCTCTTGTCCTTGATGGGCAGTCTTCTTGCATCGTAGTAAAGCTTCTGGCCTTCGAATTCAACAGCCTCGGTGGTTCTCACCGGCTTCCCTGTTTCGATCACCTTGCAATACTTCTTCGCCAGTTTCTTGCCTAGCACAAGGGGAAAGAGGTCTCTCAGATTCTTACCTATCAAGTCGGTCCTCTTTAGCCTGCCCCTGCTTAGCTCGGAAACCTTGTCGGTTGCGTCCAGAATGTTGAGATCGGTATCCATAATGAAGATGGCCTCATCAATATTGGCAATGGTGTCAGCGTACAGGCATTCAAGGTGGTGAAACGACTCGGAGGCCTGCTTCATTTTGGTCATGTCAGTACACACACCTATTGAACCAGAGGGGTTGCCATCACGGTCCTTGAGGAGAGACAAGGAGATGAGAATAGGCACCTTAGGGCCATCCTTTGTCAATATTTCAGTTTCGTAGTTCTCGAGCTTTCCCTTTTTGAGGAGAGTCTCCTGCATCCCCTGGAGAGCCTTCTCATCTGGATAGAACATAGAGATAGATTTTCCCAGCACTTCTTTTGCAGGATATCCGGTCAGCTTTTCTGCGCCCTGACTGAAAAGGGTCAGATTTCCATTCTTGTCAACGACTGTTATGGCTACCTGGGAATTATTGATCAGGCCCCGAAAATAGTCGGCGCTCTCCTGGCGTGAAGTCCTCTTTCTCATCTTGGCCCCAAAAAATGACGGCGAATAATCTATTATCCCTCTCATTTCCATTCTGTCAAGGACAAAAGTGCGGCCGATTCTCTTGGAGCTCAAGGGAAAACGGCTGTTTCATTTCGGCTCCAAACCTCCTTGGCTTGAAGTTTTCTCGAATCTTTTCGTCAAGTCCACATAGATCCCATACACCGCTGGAATCACGAAGAGCGTGAGACAGGTTCCAAGAGCCAGTCCCCATACGATTGTGCTTGCGAGAGGCTGCCAGGTGGCGGATTTTCCGCCAAGCCCCAGGGCCATGGGGAGGAGCCCAAATATTGTGGTGGCCGATGTGAGCAGGATAGGTCGCAGCCTTATCTTCGCAGCCCTGACAATGGCCAACCAGGGGTTGCTTCCCTTCTCTCTTGTCTTGTTGATAAAGTCTATCAGTACGATGGCACTGTTGACCGCCACTCCAGCAAGGCCAACCATACCGAAAAGTGTCACTATACTAAAAGGGTACCCTGTGACCATGAGACCGAAGGTGGCCCCGATGAAAGCGAAGGGTACTGTGACTATCACGATGAGGGGCTGCAGCCATGAACGGAACTGAGCACCTAGAATTATGAAGATGAGCAGAATGCCGATAAGGAATAGTCTTCCCAGACTGGAGAAGGCCTGTTGGAACTCCTTGAACTCGCCTCGGAAATCGAGGGAGTATCCTGGAAATCGTGTGTTGATGTTTGTGAAATTGTCCAGTATTTTCGTGTTCACCTTCGCGGCAGAGGTTTTTCGTTTGTTCACATTCGCGCTGACTGTTATGGCCCTGTCTTTCTCAAATCTGTGTATCTCAGAGTAGCTTCTCGTAATGATGAAGTTTGCAACG
This is a stretch of genomic DNA from candidate division TA06 bacterium. It encodes these proteins:
- a CDS encoding PAS domain S-box protein; amino-acid sequence: MSSKRIGRTFVLDRMEMRGIIDYSPSFFGAKMRKRTSRQESADYFRGLINNSQVAITVVDKNGNLTLFSQGAEKLTGYPAKEVLGKSISMFYPDEKALQGMQETLLKKGKLENYETEILTKDGPKVPILISLSLLKDRDGNPSGSIGVCTDMTKMKQASESFHHLECLYADTIANIDEAIFIMDTDLNILDATDKVSELSRGRLKRTDLIGKNLRDLFPLVLGKKLAKKYCKVIETGKPVRTTEAVEFEGQKLYYDARRLPIKDKSGNITKLIGVFKDITEAKRMQEEMLARNRELSVLNDVAAAVNRSLKLDEVLGAALDKSMKILGKCQAGLFLYDEESQRLKMAASRRIPSSVLDDESQFSPEDCLCGQAFRKGELLDVKGYAKDNRFKGTEKESDRVIIVPIPYHDRILGVMFFYPNRGYEPTEAELRLLTAIAHQIGVAIENAYLYKKLEDSYLETIKALAFALDAKDPYTRDHSEKVRQWSLLIAEKLGLGKDQVRDINFASLLHDVGKLGTSELVLNKPGELTDEEYEEVRQHPHAGSELLASIPILKHARKIVLHHHEFFGGGGYPKGLKANKIPLGARIIAIADAFEAMTADRPYREAMNIEAAKKRLRALAGSQFDPEVVEVFLSLLADEEAAGA